The sequence CTCACAAATTTATCTGTCGTAGCCCCATCCTGTCTCAGAACCCTGGGATCTGCCTAGGCTACCCATCCACCCGCCCACCCATCCACCCGTCCACCTGATCACCCGCCCACCCATCCACTCCTACCCCATGCGTAATCTTCAAACCCTCACCAACCAACCCTTCGACCTGATTGTGATCGGCGGCGGCATCAACGGTGCGGCCACGGCTCGGGATGGGGCCTTGCGGGGGCTTAAAACGCTCATTATTGATAAGGGCGACTTTGGCGGTGGCACCACTAGCTGGTCGAGCCGCCTAATTCACGGCGGGTTGCGCTATTTAGAATATTTCGAGTTTCATCTGGTGCGCGAGTCGCTGCATGAGCGGGAGGTGCTGCTACGCAATGCGCCCCACCTGGCCAAACCTCTCCAGATGACGATTCCGATCTATCGCAGCGGCTCGCGCAGCTACCGGGTCATTCAGGTGGGCATGGTGCTCTACGACGTGCTCAGCTACGACAAGTCGCTGCCCAACCACCGCATGCTGTCGCGCCAGAAGACCCGGCAGCTGTTTCGGGCGATGGATGCCGATGAGCTAGCCGGGTCGGCCCAATACTACGATGGCCAGTCTGAACATGCCGAGCGCCTGTGCTTAGAAAATATTCTTGATGCCCAGCAGGCCGGGGCGATCGCCCTAAACTATGCCCAGGTAGACGATATTCACCTCAGCGCTCAGCGCATTACTGGGCTGACCTGCCGCGATGTGCTGAGTGATGAAACCTTTGAGGTGACCACCCACGACCAAACCGTAGTAGTCAACACCTCTGGCCCATGGGTGGATGAGGTCTGCGGCCTCAGCGAATCGCCAGTTAGCCAGGGGCAAAAGATTGGCGGCACCAAGGGGAGCCACATTATTGTCGATGCCTTTCCGGGTGCGCCTGGCTCGGCGCTATACGTAGAGGCCAAATCGGACGGACGGCCCTTTTTCATCATTCCCTGGCTGGGCCAATACCTGATTGGCACCACCGACGAGCGCTACAGTGGCTCTCTCGATAACGTGAAGGCCGATGACGCCGAAATCGACTACCTGCTTAAAGAGACCAATGCCGTACTGCCTGCGGCCCACCTCACCCGTGAGGATGTGCGCTTTACCTACGCTGGTGTGCGGCCCCTGCCCTACGCCGAGGGCAAAAAGGCGGGCAGCATTAGCCGCGCCCACATTCTGCACGACCACGGCAAAGAGGGTGCCAAGAATCTGATCTCGCTGATTGGCGGCAAACTCACGACCCATCGCCAGGTGGGCGAAGAGTTTGTGAATGCGGTCTTTCGTCATCGGGGTGAGTCGGTGCCCGCCTGCCCCACCCATAAGCGATCGCTGCCCGGTGCCATTCTGCTCGATAACCCCAAAGTCGGCGAATGGCACGATCGCTACCGCCACCGGATTTCTACCCCCGTGCTCGACCATTTGATCGGCATCTACGGGGCTCGAACGGGCGACCTGCTGGCCCTAGTCGATGACAACCCCGCCCTGGCTCAGCCCATCGTCGAGTACGCCCACGACATTCAGGCTCAAATCGTCTTTGCGGCCCAGGCTGAGATGGCCCACACCTTTGTCGATATTTTGCGCCGCCGCACCACCGTGGCCATGCACCACAACTATGGCTTTGATGCCCTGCCCGTAGTGGCCCAGGTGCTACGCGAGTATTGTGGATGGAGTGAGGATCTGTGCGATCGCAACATTCGCGCCTACCACCAGTTCATGGCCGACAACTGCATTCCCGACTATGCTCTGGGGCAAGCGTCGCTCTCGTTGCAAACCGCCTAATTAGGAGTGGATGGGTAGGGGGTAGATGGGTAGGATCTCTACCCTTCACCCTTCACCCTTCACCCTTCACCCCTACCTACCCATCCACCCATCCACCCATCTACCCTCCACCCCACCACCTAATCACCATGCTCACTGCCACCCAAACCCCGGCCCAAGTCTTCGAGGCTTACAAACACCGCCAGGTTACCCTGACCATTCTTGGCTCTGGTGCCTGGGGCAAAGCGCTAGCCCACATTGCCAACAGCAATGACCATAGGGTGCGGATGTGGTCGCGCAGCGGCGATCTATCGCTCGAAGAGGCGGTGGACGGAGCAGAGGTGATTATGTCGGCAATCTCGATGAAGGGGGTGCCGGATCTGGTGCAGCGGTTGAAGGAGTTAAATATTCCTGAAACGACGGTGCTGGTCACCGCCACCAAGGGCCTCGACCCCGAAACGACGCTGACCCCCTCGCAGATTTTCCAGCGGGCCTTTCCCAACCATGCCGTGGCGGTGCTCTCTGGCCCCAACCTCTCTAAAGAGATCGAAGCTGGGCTGCCCGCTGCCACTGTGATCGCCTGCGCCAACGAAACCGCCGCCGAGGCTGCCCAGCACGTATTTGCCGGCGAAAACTTTCGTGCCTACCGCAGCCCCGACCCTTTGGGGGCCGAGCTGGGTGGCACGCTGAAAAACGTAATTGCGATCGCCGTCGGTGTGTGCGAGGGGTTAAACCTGGGCTCGAATGCGCGATCGGCCTTAATTACTCGCGCCCTGCCGGAGGTGATGCGGATTGGCACCCACCTGGGCGGCCAGCCCGAAACCTTTTTGGGCCTCTCGGGCTTGGGCGACATGCTGGCGACCTGCACCAGTTCTCTCAGCCGCAACTACCGGGTGGGCTATGGCTTGGCCCAGGGCAAACCGCTAGAGCAAATTTTAGAAGAACTGGGCAGCACTGCTGAGGGGGTCAACACCGCCTACGTGCTCCACGATATTGCCCAGCGCGAGCAAATTTCGGTGCCGATTTCGCAGCAGGTGTACCTGTTGCTTAAGGGCGATATTTCTGCTGAAGAAGCGGTGGCGGCGCTGATGGAGCGCAAGCTCAAGGCCGAAGACTATCAAGAGATCTTGCAGAGCGAGTGAGCCAACTAGCCTTTGCCAACGTCATCTAGCTCTCCTTGAGTGGTGGTAAGTCTGCGCTTGCTAGACTTATGCTGTTAGACGTCTTGGTGTCTCGCAGGGCTTCAGAGTGCAGTTTGAGTATGATCCTAACAAGAGCCGCAGCAATCTAGCTAAACATGGCATTGACTTTGAAACAGCTAAACTACTCTGGCGTGATCAATACCGGGTGGAGTTAGAGGCTACATCAGCGGTGGAACCTCGTTCTTTGGTGATTGGTACAATTGAAGGGAAAATTTGGTCTGCAATTGTTACCTATCGAGGTACAAACCTTCGGATTATTTCTGTACGTCGTTCTCGCGATAATGAGGTATTGCTCTATGAACGCTGAAGACCTAGATCGCAAATTTGACGAAGGCGAAGACGTTCTAGAATACTTTGATCTATCTACACTTAGACGCCCCGGATTAGAGCCTCGAGCGATTGAAATTACCTTTCCCCAGTGGATGTTGGCTGCATTGGATAAGGAAGCCCAGCGGTTGGGTATTCAGCGTGAGGCTATTATTAAAGTTTGGTTGGCAGAACGTTTAGATGCAGCCCCCGCTATTAAGACGGAAGCATAAACCATGCAGATCTGGGTTGATGCGGATGCTTGCCCGAATGTGATTAAGGAAATTTTGTTTCGGGCTGCTAAACGAGTGCAGGTCAAAACTACGTTGGTGGCCAATCAGGAGTTGCAGATTCCTGGGTCTGACTATATTGAGGCGGTGCAGGTGCGATCGGGTTTAGATGTGGCTGATAATTACATTGCTCAGCAGCTACAGCCTGGCGATCTGGTGATTACGGCAGATATTCCTCTGGCGGCTGATGCGATCGCAAAGGGAGCCTATGCGATCAACCCGCGCGGCGAATTTTATGACCAGGGCAATATTCGCGAACGCCTATCGATGCGAAATTTTTTGCATGAATTGCGTAGCGGTGGGGTAGAAACTGGTGGCCCCCGACCGTTTAACCAGCGCGATACCCAAGCCTTCGCCAACCAGCTCGATCGCTTTTTGACCAAGCATAAGCATCAAATTTAGGGCTGATTGAGGTTTCTACAGAACTAACGCAAACCCTGGCAACACATCTTCTCCAGACAAGGGTGCAGGTAGTTGCAGCACCTCAACAGCCTTGTTAGGGCGATAAATTTCTGCCTGCTGATCTTGGGGATTAATTAGCCAACCTAAGCGAAGCCCGCTAGCTAGATATTCCTGCATTTTGGCCTGTAGGGGTTGAAGCCGATCGCTACGAGAGCGCAACTCAATCACAAAATCGGGGCAGATGGGCGGAAACGTTTCTCGCTCGGCGGGGCTAAGGGCTTGCCAGCGAGGTTTAGCGACCCAAGCCACATCTGGAGAGCGATCGCCACCCTCTGGCAGGCTAAAGATGGTGGAGGAACTAAAGACATACCCAAGCTGGGTTTGCTCGTTCCAAATGCCGACTTTAGTAATTAGGGTCGCTTCTCGGTTGCCGCTCTCACCACCAACTGGGCTCACAATGATTAACTCTCCTTGCTGCGATCGCTCAAGCTGAAGGTCTGGGTTGCTCTGACAGAGACCGATAAACTGCTCTCTGGTCAGGCTGCGGGTGAGTGCGTCTAGGTTGAGGACGGTAGTCATAGGCGAGAACGCTGCCGTTGCGACTTGGAGAAGGCACATTGCTGAAGCCACTCTTCTGACTCTATCTTATACAATGCCAATAACCGGAGACTTGTTCTATAATCGCTGGCAAAATGATTCGCCGGCTTTTATATTTATTTTTAATTGGCCTCATGATAGATAATCTAATAACTAAAGAAGATCTTATTGCTTTTCTTAAAGGCATTTCACCCAAAAGTATATATCGATGCAGGTTTGGCGAAGTTGTTAGTGAATCACCTGTTGAGATTGACTTTGATAGCAATGATTTTCAAGAAGAAGCTAGAGAAATCATCAGAAGATACGTGAATCAAGGCTTTGCTTTATTTGATTCCAGATCTTGCGAAATTA is a genomic window of Nodosilinea sp. E11 containing:
- a CDS encoding glycerol-3-phosphate dehydrogenase/oxidase gives rise to the protein MRNLQTLTNQPFDLIVIGGGINGAATARDGALRGLKTLIIDKGDFGGGTTSWSSRLIHGGLRYLEYFEFHLVRESLHEREVLLRNAPHLAKPLQMTIPIYRSGSRSYRVIQVGMVLYDVLSYDKSLPNHRMLSRQKTRQLFRAMDADELAGSAQYYDGQSEHAERLCLENILDAQQAGAIALNYAQVDDIHLSAQRITGLTCRDVLSDETFEVTTHDQTVVVNTSGPWVDEVCGLSESPVSQGQKIGGTKGSHIIVDAFPGAPGSALYVEAKSDGRPFFIIPWLGQYLIGTTDERYSGSLDNVKADDAEIDYLLKETNAVLPAAHLTREDVRFTYAGVRPLPYAEGKKAGSISRAHILHDHGKEGAKNLISLIGGKLTTHRQVGEEFVNAVFRHRGESVPACPTHKRSLPGAILLDNPKVGEWHDRYRHRISTPVLDHLIGIYGARTGDLLALVDDNPALAQPIVEYAHDIQAQIVFAAQAEMAHTFVDILRRRTTVAMHHNYGFDALPVVAQVLREYCGWSEDLCDRNIRAYHQFMADNCIPDYALGQASLSLQTA
- a CDS encoding NAD(P)H-dependent glycerol-3-phosphate dehydrogenase, whose amino-acid sequence is MLTATQTPAQVFEAYKHRQVTLTILGSGAWGKALAHIANSNDHRVRMWSRSGDLSLEEAVDGAEVIMSAISMKGVPDLVQRLKELNIPETTVLVTATKGLDPETTLTPSQIFQRAFPNHAVAVLSGPNLSKEIEAGLPAATVIACANETAAEAAQHVFAGENFRAYRSPDPLGAELGGTLKNVIAIAVGVCEGLNLGSNARSALITRALPEVMRIGTHLGGQPETFLGLSGLGDMLATCTSSLSRNYRVGYGLAQGKPLEQILEELGSTAEGVNTAYVLHDIAQREQISVPISQQVYLLLKGDISAEEAVAALMERKLKAEDYQEILQSE
- a CDS encoding BrnT family toxin — translated: MQFEYDPNKSRSNLAKHGIDFETAKLLWRDQYRVELEATSAVEPRSLVIGTIEGKIWSAIVTYRGTNLRIISVRRSRDNEVLLYER
- the brnA gene encoding type II toxin-antitoxin system BrnA family antitoxin yields the protein MNAEDLDRKFDEGEDVLEYFDLSTLRRPGLEPRAIEITFPQWMLAALDKEAQRLGIQREAIIKVWLAERLDAAPAIKTEA
- a CDS encoding YaiI/YqxD family protein, producing MQIWVDADACPNVIKEILFRAAKRVQVKTTLVANQELQIPGSDYIEAVQVRSGLDVADNYIAQQLQPGDLVITADIPLAADAIAKGAYAINPRGEFYDQGNIRERLSMRNFLHELRSGGVETGGPRPFNQRDTQAFANQLDRFLTKHKHQI
- a CDS encoding Uma2 family endonuclease, producing the protein MTTVLNLDALTRSLTREQFIGLCQSNPDLQLERSQQGELIIVSPVGGESGNREATLITKVGIWNEQTQLGYVFSSSTIFSLPEGGDRSPDVAWVAKPRWQALSPAERETFPPICPDFVIELRSRSDRLQPLQAKMQEYLASGLRLGWLINPQDQQAEIYRPNKAVEVLQLPAPLSGEDVLPGFALVL